From a single Drosophila sulfurigaster albostrigata strain 15112-1811.04 chromosome 3, ASM2355843v2, whole genome shotgun sequence genomic region:
- the LOC133845889 gene encoding protein fem-1 homolog B isoform X2 produces the protein MHAELYRTRKRWYESAWPGASFWRGASDTLPLTSYITYPANFDQPDGQSLTPLTMAAMSGNVTFVKTLLSHYDVDLERECNVIFDGLVVYGATALWVAAGMGHLQIVKMLVQAGASINHNTKAQSSPLRAACYEGRLDIVEFLIEHGADVNATNLFNNNTLMIAAYKGHHLVVNTLLQNGSRPNDQALCGATALHYAAESGHLDVVVALLDHGATLQLNEAGISPALQAAERLHEDVVEAFIQRPGLMSKEEQITALELLGATYANDKTKYDVQRAHSYLMRAMQLRYSDARHVVRKKVQQPVPAYDSWFETETLPELNAIKLNHHSIHMESLAIRERVLGKNNPELPQAIIYRGAVMADQGRFEQCQVLWNYAIDLRMRNNVSVERDLLRFAQLFAQILRVENHRLTLDQVLPVLSKCQQEIENNKHKMLNTKPNTCASLLQDQNNQNCITALYLIKIVTQLARRKKDQDINEEHIQQLFLVVRKFIQHDTRLQDGQTLLHLAVNGVTPVDEFYTNEICKFPCYATALVLVHCGASVVAVDAARNTPLHILVTKINSSQDRQSEMARILQLFVEAGAHLDAVNAAGQTAATACKQVNLANLLHGHQNAHTSLKCLAARSIATNRLNFRGMIPTQLEAFIQMHSVHKVLT, from the exons ATGCACGCGGAGTTATATCG TACACGCAAACGCTGGTACGAATCCGCCTGGCCAGGAGCAAGCTTCTGGCGCGGCGCTAGCGACACATTGCCACTAACCAGCTATATAACGTATCCGGCG AACTTTGATCAGCCCGATGGTCAGTCCCTTACCCCGCTGACCATGGCCGCAATGTCCGGCAATGTGACATTCGTGAAGACGCTACTCTCGCACTACGATGTGGATCTGGAGCGCGAGTGCAATGTCATCTTCGATGGCCTGGTCGTCTATGGGGCAACAGCACTGTGGGTAGCCGCTGGCATGGGGCATCTGCAGATTGTCAAAATGCTTGTGCAGGCAGGCGCATCCATCAATCACAATACCAAGGCGCAGTCTTCTCCGCTGCGTGCCGCCTGCTACGAAG GTCGCTTGGATATTGTGGAGTTTCTGATCGAGCATGGCGCCGATGTGAATGCCACGAATttattcaacaacaacacgctGATGATTGCCGCCTACAAAGGACATCATTTGGTCGTCAACACGCTGTTGCAGAACGGTTCACGACCCAATGATCAGGCACTGTGTGGCGCCACGGCGTTGCATTATGCCGCAGAGAGCGGACATCTGGATGTGGTGGTGGCATTGCTGGATCATGGCGCCACACTGCAGCTGAATGAGGCTGGCATCTCGCCAGCGTTGCAGGCTGCCGAGCGATTGCATGAGGATGTGGTCGAGGCATTCATACAGCGTCCCGGGCTAATGAGCAAGGAGGAGCAGATCACAGCGCTGGAGTTGCTTGGTGCTACCTATGCCAATGACAAGACCAAATACGATGTGCAACGTGCACATAGCTATTTGATGCGGGCCATGCAACTGCGCTACAGCGATGCGCGGCATGTGGTACGCAAGAAAGTGCAACAGCCAGTGCCCGCCTATGACAGCTGGTTTGAGACCGAAACCCTGCCCGAACTGAATGCCATCAAGCTCAACCATCACTCCATACACATGGAATCGCTGGCCATACGCGAGCGTGTGCTGGGCAAGAACAATCCAGAGCTGCCACAGGCCATCATATATCGTGGTGCAGTTATGGCAGATCAGGGACGCTTCGAGCAGTGCCAAGTGCTGTGGAACTACGCCATTGATCTGCGCATGCGCAACAAT GTCTCCGTTGAACGTGATTTGCTGCGTTTCGCGCAGTTGTTTGCGCAAATATTGCGTGTGGAGAACCATCGTCTAACGCTGGATCAAGTGCTGCCCGTGCTTTCCAAGTGCCAGCAGGAAATTGAGAACAATAAGCACAAGATGCTCAACACCAAGCCAAACACATGCGCCAGCCTGCTGCAGGATCAGAACAATCAGAACTGCATCACAGCGTtgtatttaatcaaaattgtcACACAGCTGGCGCGTCGCAAGAAGGATCAGGACATCAATGAGGAGCACATACAGCAACTGTTTCTTGTGGTGCGCAAGTTCATACAGCACGACACCCGCCTCCAAGATGGTCAAACGCTGCTTCATCTCGCCGTCAACGGCGTGACTCCAGTCGACGAATTCTATACCAACGAAATTTGCAA ATTTCCCTGCTATGCTACTGCTCTGGTGTTGGTGCACTGTGGCGCCTCCGTTGTAGCTGTGGATGCTGCACGCAATACGCCGCTGCACATACTGGTGACCAAGATAAACAGCTCACAGGATCGCCAGAGCGAAATGGCGCGCATTTTGCAGCTGTTTGTGGAGGCGGGCGCACACTTGGATGCGGTGAATGCAGCTGGCCAGACAGCTGCCACAGCCTGCAAGCAAG ttaaCTTGGCCAATCTGCTGCATGGTCATCAGAACGCGCACACGAGTTTGAAGTGTCTTGCAGCACGATCGATTGCCACAAATCGTTTGAACTTTAGGGGCATGATACCCACACAGCTGGAAGCTTTCATCCAAATGCACAGCGTGCACAAGGTGCTTACATAG
- the LOC133845896 gene encoding uncharacterized protein LOC133845896 yields the protein MSMLGFVYLVLILGWILIVLFLKCKKSLTAPFRFSENYTDAIAETGERRPSVHVIQLQSEDIEQEDHYMNNFHRQSDNLQRYSHRSTLEERTIERTYPTDAVINPAFMHDEDYVINAPPPTYEEVMRQPQVYPQARHNNHKISDANI from the exons ATGAGCATGCTGGGATTTGTGTACTTGGTCCTCATACTGGGCTGGATATTGATCGTGTTGTTTCTCAAGTGCAAAAAGTCGTTGACGGCGCCGTTTCGCTTCAGCGAGAACTACACCGATGCCATCGCTGAGACCGGAGAGCGTCGTCCTTCGGTGCATGTGATACAGCTGCAGAGCGAGGATATCGAACAGGAGGATCACTATATGAATAACTTTCATCGACAGTCGGATAACTTGCAGCGTTACTCGCATCGTTCGACCCTCGAGGAGCGCACCATCGAACGCACGTATCCCACAGATGCCGTCATTAATCCCGCCTTCATGCACGACGAGGACTATGTCATCAACG CGCCACCGCCCACGTATGAGGAGGTAATGCGACAGCCGCAGGTTTATCCGCAGGCGCGTCACAATAACCATAAGATTAGCGATGCAAATATCTAA